One window from the genome of Metabacillus flavus encodes:
- a CDS encoding EAL domain-containing protein translates to MNFCTSCTPAPPFPDKGFLLLHNLERNFKPSKFTEYADGSLSIPYSNVKELASLLQDLHEQTNTSLLKGALSKDPEQPLAYSPFSYIYERVIYKDLVSIINKGDFLSFFQPIVNLESGKIFGYESLLRSFDPPVSPFKLFDTAIKTGMQSILDRRARELAIIARSNKIQRGVKSFINFIPSSIYNPEHCLQHTFKMVKQYGVSPDDLIFEVVETEKISDMEHLKSILETYRANGMKVALDDMGSGYSTYEVLENLKPDFVKIDREYITDCHKNYGKQTFLKNVQALANDLSITVLAEGIETEDEYTFLQSIGIPLGQGYLIGKPEETPAAQEKLFAGVVQ, encoded by the coding sequence ATGAACTTCTGCACTTCCTGTACACCCGCGCCTCCATTTCCAGATAAAGGATTTTTGCTTCTGCATAACTTAGAGCGGAATTTTAAACCCAGCAAATTTACGGAGTATGCTGATGGAAGCCTATCAATCCCCTATTCAAATGTGAAAGAACTCGCAAGCCTCCTGCAGGACCTTCATGAACAGACAAATACCAGTCTTTTAAAAGGGGCTCTTTCAAAAGATCCTGAACAGCCGCTTGCCTATTCCCCCTTTAGCTATATTTATGAACGCGTGATATATAAAGACCTTGTCAGTATTATTAACAAAGGGGACTTTCTAAGTTTCTTTCAGCCAATTGTGAATCTGGAAAGCGGGAAGATTTTCGGCTACGAATCGCTGCTTAGAAGTTTTGACCCTCCGGTGTCGCCTTTTAAGCTTTTTGATACTGCGATTAAAACAGGGATGCAATCGATTCTCGACCGCAGGGCAAGGGAACTTGCCATTATCGCACGGTCTAATAAAATTCAGCGCGGTGTCAAGTCGTTCATTAACTTCATCCCGTCCTCCATTTACAACCCTGAGCATTGCCTGCAGCACACATTTAAAATGGTGAAGCAGTACGGAGTCAGTCCGGATGACTTAATATTTGAAGTAGTAGAAACCGAAAAAATCAGTGATATGGAACACTTGAAAAGCATTCTGGAAACGTATCGGGCTAATGGCATGAAGGTAGCGCTTGATGATATGGGCAGCGGTTATTCTACCTATGAGGTCCTTGAGAACCTGAAACCTGACTTCGTGAAAATCGACCGTGAATATATTACAGATTGCCATAAAAATTATGGAAAACAAACATTCCTTAAAAATGTACAGGCACTTGCTAACGATTTATCCATCACCGTTCTTGCAGAGGGGATCGAGACGGAAGATGAATACACCTTTTTGCAATCAATCGGAATTCCCCTCGGTCAGGGATATTTAATCGGAAAACCTGAAGAAACCCCTGCAGCACAGGAAAAATTGTTTGCTGGTGTGGTTCAGTAA
- the pfkA gene encoding 6-phosphofructokinase — protein sequence MKKIAVLTSGGDSPGMNAAIRAVVRKGIYLGLEVYGVYQGYQGLMQGQIKKLEVGSVGDIIHRGGTMLYTARSEEFKTDEGQHKAIEQLRALGIEGLVVIGGDGSYQGAAKLTQKGFPCIGLPGTIDNDIAGTDYTIGFDTALNTVVDAIDKIRDTATSHDRTFIIEVMGRRAGDIALWSGLAGGAETILIPEHPHELEEMMDRLRKGISRGKKHSIIVLAEGVGSAADLANDLKAKFDLETRISVLGHIQRGGKPTGRDRVLASRLGSRAVELLMEGKSGRAIGIVNEVITDRDLMEIAGQKDPLPEKLYTLSQELSI from the coding sequence ATGAAAAAAATTGCTGTACTGACAAGCGGAGGAGATTCTCCGGGGATGAACGCTGCCATTCGGGCAGTCGTAAGAAAAGGGATTTACCTCGGTCTGGAGGTTTATGGTGTATATCAAGGCTACCAGGGTTTAATGCAGGGACAGATTAAAAAGCTAGAGGTAGGATCAGTCGGTGATATTATTCATCGCGGAGGAACCATGCTATATACAGCCCGCTCCGAAGAATTTAAGACAGATGAAGGTCAGCATAAAGCAATTGAACAGCTGCGGGCGCTTGGTATTGAAGGCTTGGTTGTGATTGGCGGAGATGGATCATACCAGGGGGCAGCCAAACTTACTCAAAAAGGTTTTCCATGCATCGGACTGCCGGGTACTATAGACAACGATATTGCAGGAACTGATTATACAATCGGATTCGATACAGCGTTAAATACTGTAGTAGATGCAATCGATAAAATAAGGGATACAGCTACTTCCCACGACCGTACTTTTATTATAGAAGTGATGGGACGCCGTGCAGGAGACATCGCTCTCTGGTCAGGTCTTGCAGGAGGAGCGGAGACCATCCTAATTCCTGAGCATCCTCACGAGCTTGAAGAAATGATGGACAGGCTGCGTAAAGGAATCAGCAGGGGCAAAAAGCATTCCATCATCGTTCTTGCGGAAGGAGTCGGCAGCGCAGCTGATCTTGCCAATGATCTGAAAGCGAAATTTGATCTTGAAACAAGAATCAGTGTACTTGGCCACATCCAGCGCGGGGGCAAGCCGACTGGAAGAGATCGTGTCCTCGCTTCACGCCTGGGCTCAAGAGCAGTAGAACTGCTTATGGAGGGAAAGTCCGGCCGCGCTATTGGAATCGTCAATGAAGTGATAACAGACCGTGACTTGATGGAAATTGCCGGACAAAAGGACCCCCTTCCTGAAAAGCTTTATACATTATCACAGGAACTCTCGATATAA
- a CDS encoding PilZ domain-containing protein, with product MRYNRSESFRFVFSDPIQATFSIVEKAGEEINTKPGDAVIMDISPSGLKLISHLELPMEEPIILNIAFRIRDEELELKGEPMWKKPTGSGYQYGIRSLNDQILKNRIVKELKEYAQSKPKN from the coding sequence ATGCGCTACAATCGTTCTGAATCATTCCGATTTGTATTCTCAGATCCTATTCAAGCCACATTTTCCATTGTGGAAAAAGCGGGTGAGGAAATCAATACAAAGCCAGGTGATGCTGTCATAATGGATATAAGCCCTTCGGGACTGAAGCTTATTTCACATCTGGAGCTGCCGATGGAGGAGCCGATTATTTTAAATATCGCCTTTAGGATTAGAGATGAAGAGCTTGAACTTAAGGGTGAGCCGATGTGGAAGAAACCAACCGGTTCAGGATATCAGTATGGAATCAGAAGTTTAAATGACCAGATATTAAAAAATAGGATTGTAAAAGAGTTAAAGGAATACGCACAAAGCAAACCTAAAAATTAA
- a CDS encoding DUF1659 domain-containing protein yields the protein MAQAVLTDRQLRLVYDLGLNMEGKQVFKAKTYSNVKPAADPDQLMATAVILSGLQKYPLFAAERLDTNEIQN from the coding sequence ATGGCACAAGCAGTACTTACTGACAGACAGCTTCGCCTTGTATATGACCTTGGTCTTAATATGGAAGGAAAGCAGGTATTTAAGGCAAAAACTTACAGCAATGTAAAGCCGGCCGCTGACCCAGATCAGCTAATGGCAACAGCAGTCATTCTTTCCGGCCTGCAGAAATACCCGCTGTTCGCAGCGGAGCGTCTGGATACCAACGAAATTCAAAACTAA
- a CDS encoding DUF2922 domain-containing protein, with the protein MAKTLEMQFVNEQGKTVTITVDAPKDSLTKDEIAAAMDGLMTANVFISGGGNLTSKKGARTVDRTVTEMDIK; encoded by the coding sequence ATGGCAAAGACACTTGAAATGCAATTTGTGAACGAACAGGGCAAAACCGTGACCATCACTGTGGATGCACCGAAAGATTCTTTAACAAAGGATGAAATTGCTGCAGCGATGGACGGTTTGATGACTGCAAATGTTTTCATCTCCGGAGGCGGAAATCTTACATCAAAAAAAGGTGCAAGAACGGTTGATCGTACAGTAACCGAAATGGACATAAAATAA
- a CDS encoding YvrJ family protein: protein MEQWLQLIGDTGFPIVVTMYLMHRIEGKLDVLIQTIQMLPVRMQEENRESGDRLSRIHLSEKVQ, encoded by the coding sequence ATGGAACAATGGCTTCAGCTAATAGGGGATACGGGATTTCCCATTGTCGTTACCATGTATTTGATGCATCGGATTGAAGGGAAGCTGGATGTGTTAATTCAAACCATTCAAATGCTCCCGGTGCGAATGCAGGAGGAGAATAGGGAGTCAGGCGACCGGCTCAGCAGAATCCATTTAAGTGAAAAGGTGCAATGA
- a CDS encoding efflux RND transporter permease subunit produces MNFLTKFSLKNAVAVFIISFLLILGGLYSFTQLKVDLLPNIEFPQVSVEAVYPGASPDDVSEQVTSKLEDEFKGIDGVKSITSSSYESVGIINLEFPFNTDIDKVEDQINTLIGEASLPDTAETKVNRFSFGTFPIFNISLFTKEDADIEKLLQDDVIPELNKISGINSVSVGGLKEEVVRITVDKEKAEKSGLSLSQIKDKINEKYLSFPAGSVVEKDTEIPIRVQEGLNEVNTLKELQLTTAASAPSAAQGGASQGQAPEGQQGQSAQTQAGPPQGAAAGSAQQGPQAAQQEPVKLKDIATIETITERPELTRYNLKDSLSMAITKKQDANTVEVADEVIKTLEKYNDELDYSIGFDQAEGIEKSVETLIREGLLGALFASLAVLVFLRNFRATIIAIVSIPLSLLVTSIFLNQLDISLNIMTLGGMAVAVGRVVDDSIVVIENVFRRVRKTNSGVTNELIEDSTKEILKAITSSTITTVVVFLPLGFVGGITGEFFLPFALTIIFSLITSLLVSVTIVPILARFSFKKVPKEEKEGPLQKFYAGVIEWSLNHKITVIGLSMLLLFGSVFLVSGLGFTFIPNEEQKTLVASVELPSSTTLDKTNDVSLELEKMFDKEEPIEEITAGVGSRDFTTGLKRENKASYFITLKDGTEVSEYIKDLQTKMEKVAEEQAPEAKLGIQEQSSGGPPSNNNVNIDLYSNDLNALSDAAKKVEDYLNKNKDLKYVSNNFAEKQKQAVVTIKPEKADEYGVSGFQVLGTVSDQTKPVDVGDLKLDGQERSVELSYGEDVTSVDKLKDTVIFSQKGPIKLSNVADVKETDAYTSIQRLDGKVYAQVSAQITSDNIAEVSSSVIEGVKKDVDLPKGVSLEGGGGSDDTVQTFQQLGLAMAVAIGLVYITMLITFGQARIPFVILSSLIFVPVGSLLGLYLAKEPLSVSVMIGLLMLIGIVTTNAIVMVDRIGQNREQKGLVIREALIEAGKTRLRPILMTAFATIAALLPLAFTTSSGTLISKGLAITVIGGLTSSTLLTLIIVPVVYELFFIKQAKKERKRNSVSAEA; encoded by the coding sequence ATGAATTTTTTAACAAAATTTAGCCTTAAAAATGCAGTAGCTGTTTTTATTATTTCCTTTTTGCTGATTCTTGGAGGGCTATACAGCTTTACGCAGCTTAAGGTAGATCTCCTGCCGAATATTGAATTTCCTCAAGTGTCGGTTGAAGCAGTTTATCCCGGTGCATCTCCTGACGATGTAAGTGAACAGGTAACCTCAAAGCTTGAAGATGAATTCAAAGGCATTGACGGTGTAAAAAGCATTACAAGTTCTTCATATGAAAGTGTCGGAATCATAAATCTGGAATTCCCTTTTAACACAGATATAGACAAGGTGGAGGATCAAATTAACACCTTAATCGGCGAAGCAAGTCTGCCCGATACAGCCGAGACGAAAGTAAACCGTTTTTCATTCGGAACCTTCCCTATTTTCAACATTTCACTTTTCACAAAAGAGGATGCCGATATTGAAAAACTCCTTCAGGACGATGTGATCCCAGAGCTAAATAAAATTTCCGGAATCAATAGTGTATCGGTCGGAGGATTAAAGGAAGAGGTTGTCCGAATAACAGTTGATAAAGAAAAGGCTGAAAAAAGCGGACTATCCCTTTCGCAAATTAAAGACAAAATCAACGAAAAATACTTATCCTTCCCTGCTGGCAGCGTAGTCGAAAAGGATACAGAAATTCCAATCAGGGTACAGGAAGGCTTAAATGAAGTCAATACATTAAAAGAGTTGCAGCTGACCACAGCAGCTTCTGCCCCATCAGCTGCTCAAGGCGGAGCATCACAAGGTCAGGCTCCTGAAGGCCAGCAAGGCCAAAGCGCCCAAACACAAGCAGGTCCTCCTCAAGGAGCTGCAGCTGGTTCAGCACAGCAAGGTCCTCAAGCAGCTCAGCAGGAACCTGTTAAATTGAAAGATATCGCAACAATCGAAACCATAACAGAACGTCCGGAGCTGACAAGATATAATTTAAAAGATTCATTATCAATGGCGATAACAAAGAAACAGGATGCCAACACGGTTGAGGTTGCAGACGAAGTAATCAAAACCCTGGAAAAATACAATGATGAGCTTGATTATTCCATCGGATTTGATCAGGCTGAAGGAATTGAGAAATCCGTAGAGACGCTGATTCGCGAAGGTCTGCTCGGTGCTCTGTTTGCATCGCTTGCTGTTTTGGTTTTCCTGCGAAATTTCCGAGCAACGATTATCGCGATTGTATCCATCCCTCTTTCACTGCTTGTAACATCCATTTTCTTAAATCAGCTTGATATTTCATTGAATATCATGACGCTTGGAGGAATGGCAGTTGCAGTAGGCCGGGTTGTTGATGATAGTATCGTCGTGATCGAGAACGTATTCAGACGAGTAAGGAAAACAAATTCAGGTGTGACAAATGAACTGATTGAGGATTCCACAAAAGAAATTTTGAAGGCAATCACATCTTCAACCATCACCACAGTAGTTGTATTCCTTCCGCTCGGTTTTGTCGGGGGCATTACTGGTGAATTCTTCCTGCCATTTGCTTTAACAATCATATTTTCTTTGATTACTTCCCTTCTTGTATCGGTTACCATCGTTCCGATTCTTGCGAGGTTTTCGTTTAAAAAAGTACCTAAGGAAGAAAAAGAAGGACCGCTTCAAAAGTTTTATGCTGGGGTGATTGAATGGTCGCTTAACCATAAAATCACGGTTATCGGTCTATCTATGCTTCTTTTATTCGGATCTGTATTCTTAGTAAGCGGGCTTGGCTTTACCTTCATTCCAAACGAAGAGCAAAAAACATTAGTGGCGAGTGTTGAGCTTCCATCTTCCACTACTCTGGATAAAACAAATGATGTTTCACTTGAGCTTGAAAAAATGTTCGATAAAGAAGAACCCATCGAAGAAATCACTGCAGGAGTCGGAAGCCGTGATTTTACTACCGGCCTGAAGAGGGAAAATAAAGCCAGTTACTTTATTACCTTAAAAGACGGAACAGAAGTTTCGGAATACATTAAAGATTTGCAGACAAAAATGGAAAAAGTCGCTGAGGAACAGGCACCGGAAGCTAAGCTTGGCATTCAGGAGCAAAGCAGCGGCGGCCCGCCTTCCAACAACAATGTAAATATTGATCTTTATTCCAATGATTTAAATGCTTTATCCGATGCAGCGAAAAAGGTAGAGGATTACTTAAATAAAAACAAAGATTTGAAATATGTATCCAACAACTTTGCCGAAAAACAAAAGCAGGCTGTTGTGACAATCAAACCTGAAAAGGCTGATGAATATGGCGTTTCAGGCTTTCAAGTGCTTGGCACTGTTTCTGATCAGACAAAACCTGTCGATGTAGGGGATTTGAAATTGGACGGACAGGAACGCAGTGTTGAGTTAAGCTATGGTGAAGATGTCACTTCGGTTGACAAGCTGAAAGATACGGTGATTTTCAGCCAAAAGGGGCCAATTAAGCTTTCTAATGTAGCTGATGTGAAAGAAACTGACGCTTATACATCCATTCAGCGTTTGGATGGAAAAGTTTACGCACAGGTTAGCGCGCAAATTACATCAGATAATATCGCTGAAGTTTCGTCCTCTGTGATTGAAGGAGTAAAGAAGGACGTTGACCTTCCTAAGGGAGTATCACTTGAAGGCGGCGGCGGAAGCGATGATACCGTACAGACATTCCAGCAGCTTGGGCTTGCTATGGCAGTGGCAATCGGGCTTGTATATATTACAATGCTGATTACCTTCGGCCAGGCGCGTATCCCATTTGTCATTCTTTCTTCCCTGATCTTTGTACCGGTCGGCTCTCTCTTAGGATTATATTTAGCGAAAGAACCGCTTAGTGTAAGTGTTATGATTGGACTGCTCATGCTAATCGGCATCGTGACAACGAATGCCATTGTTATGGTAGACCGGATTGGACAAAACCGCGAACAAAAAGGGCTTGTCATTCGTGAAGCACTTATTGAAGCTGGTAAAACCCGTCTGCGTCCTATATTAATGACGGCCTTTGCAACGATTGCGGCACTTTTGCCTTTAGCTTTCACCACTTCTTCAGGAACGCTGATTTCCAAAGGGCTAGCCATCACAGTAATTGGCGGATTAACTTCATCAACCTTGCTTACGTTAATTATCGTACCGGTTGTATATGAGTTATTTTTCATCAAGCAAGCCAAAAAGGAACGTAAAAGAAACAGCGTGTCTGCTGAAGCATAA
- a CDS encoding putative holin-like toxin: protein MTIYESLILMLTFGSVVIAILSFPRKK, encoded by the coding sequence ATGACCATTTATGAGAGTCTGATTTTGATGCTCACGTTTGGTTCTGTGGTTATCGCGATTCTTTCTTTTCCGAGAAAAAAATAA